The genomic window AGGACCGGTTCCTCGATGCGCTCGAGGGGGTCACCGATCCAGAGGAGAAACGGAAGATCATAGGGAGCAAGTTCATCGAGGTCTTTGAGCGGGAAGCGATTGATTGGGGAGCTGCGTATCTCGTCCAGGGAACAATCGCCCCAGATTGGATCGAGAGCGGTGGTCAGCTCCGCGATACCATCAAGTCTCATCACAATGTGGGCGGCCTTCCGTCCTCGATGAAGCTCAAGCTGGTCGAGCCCTTGAGGGACCTCTACAAGGACGAGGTGAGGAAGGTGGCAAGGTCGCTGGGCATATCCGTTTCCGAGAGGCAACCATTCCCCGGTCCCGCACTTGCCATAAGGATACTCGGCGAGGTTACCCCAGCAAGAGTGGAAGTGGTCAGGGAAGCCTGCGCGATAGCTGAGGAGGAGATTGAGAAGGCTGCCGAATCAGGGAAGATGGACGTCCCGTGGCAGTACTTCGCCGTCCTTCTCCCGCTCAAGTCCGTGGGCGTCCAAGGAGACGTGCGTGCCTACGGGAACACTGTCGCCGTTCGAGCCGTGGAGTCCGTCGACGGCATGACTGCCAATTATATGCGCATTCCACATGACGTTCTCGAAACGATTTCCGTGAGAATCACAAACGAGATCAAGACTGTCAACCGAGTCGTCTACGACATCACCCACAAACCGCCCGCCACAATAGAGTGGGAGTAGCGGTCAAAGGTTTATATTCTGTTTCTCGATGACCTTATGTGAAGGTATTCGTCATCGACAACGGCGGACAGTGGACGCACAGGGAGTGGAGGGTCCTGCGAGACATTGGCGTCGATACGAAGATTATTCCAAACACGACCCCTCTTGACGAGATCGATGCGGACGGTCTCGTCCTTTCTGGCGGGGCGCCCAGCGTCGGCTTGGAAGTGGACAAGATGGGCAGAAACAGCGAATATTTGGGGAAGGCGGACATACCCATCCTAGGCATCTGCGCAGGCCATCAGTTCATGGCGATATTCTTTGGCGGGAAGGCAGGGGCATCTGGAATCCCTGAGTTCGGCAAAGCCACGATAATCGTCGATGAGGAGGACGATCTCTTCGTGGGCTTGCCGAGGAAGTTCGAGGCATGGGAATCCCATAATGACGAGGTCAGCGAGGTTCCGCGCGACTTCATCGTCCTCGCTCACTCGGAGAACTGTCCGGTCCAATCCATGAAACACGCCGAGAGGCCCCTCTACGGCCTTCAGTTCCATCCTGAGGTCGAGCACACGGAGCACGGCTACGAGATATTCAAGAACTTCATCAGAATATGCGAGGAAGAATAGATGGACAGGGCCAAGGTCATAAAGGATGCTCTGGAGCGCAGGAGAAAGAACGAGACGCTCGAGAGGGCAATCGGAAAGGCCGTGAGGAGATCTGGCGGGAAGTACGAGGACTACATCGAGGTCATGTCACGCATAAGGGAGGTGAGGAAGGCGGAGGGCCTCACCCTCGAGGAGGCCGCTCGCGAAGTGGCGAGCGTCCATCAATTGTAAATCTCTCTGTTGAGAATGTGCGTTGGTCTTTCACTGTTCAGAACCTTCAGCACCTGTTCAGCGACAATCTTGCCCGCTCTTACCTGAGCCTCCTTTG from Candidatus Thermoplasmatota archaeon includes these protein-coding regions:
- the guaA gene encoding glutamine-hydrolyzing GMP synthase encodes the protein DRFLDALEGVTDPEEKRKIIGSKFIEVFEREAIDWGAAYLVQGTIAPDWIESGGQLRDTIKSHHNVGGLPSSMKLKLVEPLRDLYKDEVRKVARSLGISVSERQPFPGPALAIRILGEVTPARVEVVREACAIAEEEIEKAAESGKMDVPWQYFAVLLPLKSVGVQGDVRAYGNTVAVRAVESVDGMTANYMRIPHDVLETISVRITNEIKTVNRVVYDITHKPPATIEWE
- a CDS encoding GMP synthase subunit A is translated as MKVFVIDNGGQWTHREWRVLRDIGVDTKIIPNTTPLDEIDADGLVLSGGAPSVGLEVDKMGRNSEYLGKADIPILGICAGHQFMAIFFGGKAGASGIPEFGKATIIVDEEDDLFVGLPRKFEAWESHNDEVSEVPRDFIVLAHSENCPVQSMKHAERPLYGLQFHPEVEHTEHGYEIFKNFIRICEEE